The following proteins are encoded in a genomic region of Synechococcus sp. WH 8016:
- the alr gene encoding alanine racemase, with protein MRDQIADNQNSPWVQNPAEANPRQRAWLEVSASAIETNARALKRHLGPSCDLMAVVKADGYGHGAETVAKASVRGGATSFGVATLQEGIDLRNAGIDQPVLVLGHLSQPDDLRACLQWRLMPTLSSMREALLCQNLADSSGRRFPVQLKLDTGMTRLGCDWKEGNRLAHAIQQLDQLHLCGIYSHLALADGERDGHAGQVTTLQEERFESITRELRSPTLKRHLANSAGTLRDSRLHHDLVRVGLALYGHCPSEHLDGILNLEPALSVKAKVSLIREVPPGVGVSYGHRFVTKRPSRLAVVSIGYADGVSRCLSGRIHALHDGHTLPQVGAITMDQLILDATEHTGLESGDVVTLLGRDGEQTISPRSWAELADSIPWEVLCSFKHRLPRLVI; from the coding sequence ATGCGAGATCAGATCGCCGACAACCAAAACTCTCCCTGGGTTCAGAATCCAGCGGAGGCCAACCCACGCCAGCGCGCCTGGCTGGAGGTGTCGGCTTCTGCCATCGAAACGAATGCCCGTGCTCTAAAACGCCACCTTGGTCCTTCCTGTGATCTGATGGCTGTCGTCAAAGCAGACGGCTATGGCCACGGAGCAGAAACCGTGGCCAAAGCCTCTGTTCGTGGTGGTGCCACGAGCTTTGGTGTGGCAACACTCCAGGAGGGGATCGACCTTCGGAATGCAGGGATTGATCAGCCGGTGCTGGTGTTGGGGCATCTCTCCCAGCCCGATGACCTCAGAGCCTGCCTGCAATGGCGGCTGATGCCCACCCTCAGCAGTATGCGTGAGGCCTTGCTCTGTCAAAACCTGGCGGATAGCAGTGGGCGACGTTTCCCCGTGCAACTCAAGCTGGACACGGGGATGACCCGCCTGGGCTGTGACTGGAAGGAGGGCAACCGGCTGGCCCACGCCATCCAACAGCTGGATCAACTCCACCTTTGTGGCATTTACAGCCACCTAGCCCTAGCGGATGGAGAACGCGACGGACATGCAGGCCAGGTCACCACGCTCCAGGAAGAACGCTTCGAAAGCATCACACGCGAACTGCGAAGCCCAACCTTGAAGCGGCATCTCGCCAACTCAGCAGGGACCCTGCGGGATTCGCGCCTTCACCACGACCTTGTGCGCGTGGGACTCGCTCTCTACGGTCACTGCCCCAGTGAACATCTCGATGGGATTCTCAACCTGGAGCCTGCGCTGAGCGTTAAAGCCAAAGTGAGCCTGATCCGCGAGGTCCCTCCAGGGGTTGGCGTCAGCTATGGGCATCGCTTTGTCACCAAGCGGCCCAGTCGTCTGGCCGTTGTCAGCATCGGCTACGCCGATGGAGTGAGCCGGTGCCTTTCGGGCCGCATTCATGCGCTGCATGATGGCCACACGCTTCCTCAAGTGGGAGCGATCACCATGGATCAGCTGATCCTCGATGCCACGGAGCACACGGGCCTGGAAAGCGGTGATGTTGTCACCCTGCTAGGCCGCGATGGCGAACAAACCATCAGCCCTCGGTCCTGGGCGGAACTTGCCGATTCCATCCCCTGGGAAGTGCTCTGCAGTTTCAAACATCGCTTGCCACGCTTAGTGATCTGA